The sequence GTCTATCCGAGATGAGATTCCGAACTAGCGTCAAGTTAATTCCGCCATTTGGCACACGGCACACGCGCTGCGAAAATGTTTGACTAAAAAACACGAAAGCGGTGCAGCTCTGTCACATGCTTACTTACAACTACACAGCCCTTTCACCGTCTTGAGTGACTTGTGACCTTGGACGTGTCGCTCTAATAATAACCTAGTTAGATGGTTCGCCTCTCCGTACTAATCAGCGCTCCTCGCAAACGTTGAAAACACGACGTCATATCGGCATCTGCTGAGCGCCAAACCTCTTGGGCTGCAATCCACGTCACATCATCTTAGACCCTTTCGAGCTAGCGAACGACGTTTTGTCGCTTCGCTTCGATCTTTTCTAGCGCGAAAGTTTCGAAACACTTTTCCGATGGAGAAAGCGCTTGTTTCCTGGCGGGCTGGTCACACTTTTCGatgagattcgtgattacaaATCACACACAAGACGAGATAGCAGCGCACATGCAGAAAATGCCCTTGGTATCATGAAGGCTTCTATTAGAAGACGAACCGTTGTAGCTCAAAGAGATCATCCAAGTGGAGACGATTACAAACGACTTTTGAACACACGCGTGTCATTGCCATCGCCGATACGACCCAGCAGATGTCTTGCTACGTAGGGGTTCACAAACACCTCTTGGGGATCGTACCTCTGTCGTGTCGCCAAAAAGTCATGCCAGTGCGGATAGAGCTGCGATAGCTCGGTAGGCGAGCACGAGTGCGCTTTTGCCCAGTGCGGGCGACCCGAATAGTGGCGCATGAGCGCCTCAAACTTGGCAAACAGCTGTCGATAGCGAACGGGACGGTTGTACGGTCGATACTGTACGATGCCTATGTAGCACGTCTTGCGTCCCTGTGCGTGACTGAGCCAGATAGCATCTGCGTCGGCAAATCGGATCTCGACCGGGAAATGGATTCGATCGCCATCGGAGGCAGCTTGCTCCTCATCGAGCCAGTCACGCATGGCTCGgatcgcagcagcggctcgGTTCAACGGGATCGCCCATTCGTCCGTGTATTGCGGGAAGAGGCAATCCATGTTGAAGATCCGGTCGGACCGGCCCACTTCTGACCAGACGGGGTTGCCCACCGTCAGCGGACGTGGTGCAGCCGAGTCAGGAGGGAATGTGTTCAAGCTGCCCACTGGGACGCTGCTCTGCAGCCACAAGAGCGAAGGTTCGCTTTCAGCATAGCCACCAACATTGCCGTTGTGCGCAAGCGATTGACCAATGTCACGGATGAGAAGCTGTTGTTGTTCATCGCGGCTGCCTGCCGTATCCGAGGTGGACGATGCAATTGTCACAGGCTCAGTGGCTGGACTTTCCGTCGCCGCTGCGATCTGGTTTCTCGGCGGTGTCGTCATCCGCGATGAGTTCGACTCTGGAATGGCTGGATGAGTCAGAGCGTGGATCCAACGCACGGCCGGATGAGGCCATTGACGGTTGAATCGCGATGTGTAAAGCAGAAACTCGGTAAGACGATGGCCAACCAATGATGCTTTTACGCGCGCCGTCAGTGACCGAGGGGCAGAGACGGGTTCCGTGGAGCGATTCGCACGGAGCAGGGTGATGCGCTTGACTTGCGGAAACCACATGAGTCGGACGTGCTGCGCCGAGCCCACCACCTGCTCCAATgcaagctgagcttgcCTGGTCTCTTGGTCGTCCTCTGGATCCGCTCGCGCGAGCTGATCAACGTCGCGATTGGCTCCAAGCCGAATAGGATGGACCTCGGCAGCATCTGCAGAGCGATATGAGGGGCGATAATTGTCCGAGCACGCTGGCAGTCGCTTGTTTTTGCTCAAAAGGCTACCGAGGGATGCATCAGGATTTACATAGGAGCTCTTGGACACGGCAGGAAAGCCGGTCTTGGTACCAAAGAGCGAGTCAAAGGTGAGCTCTTCCGAGTACTGCTTGAGGTTGAACGCGTTCTGTACGCGAAGCGTCACAGAAGTGATCAGGCCGGTAGAGCCAAGACCACAGAGGGTAGCGTTGAAAAGTTCTGCATTttgctcgtggctgcaCGTGAGATGCTGAGTTCCTTCTGGTAGCGGACAAAGGATGGTAAGCTGCGAGACGTAGGATGAGACGACGGGAAAAAGGATACCAGTACCATGCGTTGCTGTGGAGATGAGACCGGCGATGGTCTGTTCAGAGATCGAGCCGACGTTGCACATAGCCAGACGAGGCtgagtcgagtcgagcgccTCATGAATATCGGAGATGTAGGTGCCTGCAAGGGCTGTAATGGTATATGCCGAGTGATTGATGTCCACGACACCCTTCAGTCCTTCCATGCGCATCGCCCAACCGGTGGTGAAAGGCAAATCGCTTGGGCTATGAGCTCGTCCGATGGCTCGAAGCTGCGCACCTTGACGCCGAGCCAGCTCTACAATCACAGCACAGTGTGTCACTGTTGTCGGGGCGAACACTCTTGCGGGTGTGCTCACGAAGGATTTTCCCCAATTCTGAAATCTGGCTTTGGGTGATCTTGCCGGCACTATGATAGGCTGAGTCAGCCTTTCCAGCTCGGCCGTAGAGCGTAAGAGGATGCCGGCGTCCACCGTTGTCAAGGCACtttgctgcatctgcgccGAATTCGAAGGGTTGAGCATCATCTTGGATGTGGAAGCCATCCTTCTTGACGTTGGAATCCTCGATGTCGTGttgttgccgttgccgcGATTCGCTAGCCAAAGGGGAAAAAGTGGAGTCACTAGTTAAAGTCAACGCAAGTGCTCTTGAAAGTACCGGAAGTACGTGGTGTAGAGGGAAACAGCAGCATTCGGATGGGGCAAGTAGGTCGATGTTTCCGCCGTGTCGAGTTACAGGGTTGCACGCGTCTACCAGTTCATCTGAGCTCGGTTCAGCGATgcaacaatcgtgaatgtgaataGGCTATCGGTCAATCGATCAGTTCGAGCAAAGAGGAGCCTCCAGGTTGCCCAAATCGACGTTGTGCCAAGCTTACTTAAGTAAAACTTGCTTCAAGCGCTCGAGGCttgactttggcttgcACTTGCTGAGCAAAGACGAGAAGGTTTCATAAAAAGAAAAGGGTCCGCGCTGGGGCCGCCAAACCACAAACCACAAACACAAGGAAATATTCGGGTGCCTGTCGGCGGCTGAGCACTTGACGGTCAAGGTGGAGGTTATACTGCAGAACTTCTCGCACGTATAGGTTCAGGAAAAGCAGAcagacattcacgattcgtgatttctgAGGTGGGGCGCGTAAAGTCTCtgaaattcacgaatcgatcgACTCACACCAGACAACCTCTGAACCTCGCTGTCGGAGACGACAAGATGAAGGAACCGCAAGATCGTCGCGCAGTCGAGAGCGATGACACTGAATCGCTCGCCTCGGACGATGTCCCCCTCGCCGTGATCAGGCCCAAGCTTGTGGAGCTTCTGGAGCGTGAGGCGAAGGGCATCTTCGCCTATGAGGCAAAGCACCCCCCAGACGACAGTGAACCACCTATCCACTTCTCTGCCTCAAAAGAGGAGATAATGAGGCCCATTCTCCAGGCACGCGCACTCCTCGGCGCCGACACCGACGACACTgatgagatcgacgacaacTTGTCTCTACTTATCGCTGCACTAGCCAAAGAAGCCCAAGAGCTGCTTCAAATCCGCTCCCGCGAACAGAGTCGCGGGAAAACAGTGCGAGAGCTATTCAGAGACCACGTCCAAGAGACGAGGCAGGCcattgtcgagctcgtctcACAAATCGATGATATCTCCAAGATTGTGGAATCATGTGTGGGATCTATCCATTCACCGCGATTGTCTTAGTATATCGTCGCCACATGAGCCTCAAAGGGTCAGGGTTTTCTAGTCAGTCTAGCCCCAACCTCTCTTTCAGGACAAACAAAGTACGAATCCGGTGTGTGCTGTGCAATCGCTCATTCAGCATCCTTGATTTCGTACTTTAGACTCACAACGCTTCTCACGGAACTATGAACTTTGCGTTTGTGTGGCGAAATCGAAGACCTGATGTCACGCTTACACAATCGCGAAGGTTACATGATATGTGGAAGTAGAAGGGATTGGTATTCATGATTATTAGTCATGAGTAAGATCGTGTATACGACTTGGGCATGTGCGGGTGAATACTACTGGTGTTCTTTCGCGCTGGGTTGCCTACCACATGCATTTGACGCATGGCCCACCCAATCTTGTTGATCTTCCGGGTTGCGCTGACctcctcgacgagcgcatgTAGCTAGGTGACAGCGATCTTCGATCGGGTATCTCAAAGTCTCTTCTTTTCAGAACGTGCAGGTGCGGTCAAGAccccactcgtgactttgttTCACATCCGTCGACCTAGCTGCCGTTACCCGACACAGTTCTATGACGCTGTCGCAACATCTGCAACTCCTTTATCGTTGCATGGGTAAGGTTTACGAGAATCCACCCTGTTTGAGCTTTTCAACGACCGACCAGATAGCTGCCGTATAGCCGAGTGTGCCCAGTCCAACAATGACACCTTGCGCCACATCCGAAAGGTATGAATGATGTCGGAAAGGTTCCCTGGCGTGGATGTTGGAGATCTAACAAGCGTAAGGGTTTCTGATAGTGGTCAACATGAGAAGCCTGGTTCGTTTCGGCAGAACTGACCATGGTTTCGTCCATAAATTCCTTGTCTCTTTTGGGAGGTTGCGACTTACATGAACTTCGATAAACGGAACTCGGACGCCAGTCAGCGCATCTCGAATCGCTACACTTGTGTGCGTATATGCTCCAGCGTTGATAATGATGGCCGTTGTGCCGTCTGTACGAGCCGCGTGGATACGGTCCACAATGACGCCTTCGTGATTAGATTGAAACCCTTCAAAGTCAAAGCCGAGCTCATTGCACTGTCGTCTAGCATTCTCCTCGATATCAGAGAGCGTTTCGCTTCCGTACCTGTTTGGTCAGTGTAGTAGCTCGAACGGGCTCAGCGATGTGGTATAGATATGGACAGCGCTGATCGATTCTGTTGACTCACTTTTCAGGCTCTCTCGTCCCGAGGAGATTTAAATTCGGCCCGttgatgagcaagatgctgcGCTTGGTGGGTGCTGCGTTGGTCGTCATGAGGTGGGTAGTGCCGTCAAGAGCCTTTCGTTCCttttggtggtggtggtggtggtggtagaGCAGTAGCGGCAACTCGCACAGCTCTCCACGAATCACCTGCAAGTCAAGTTTCGCTGACCGTCGTCCACTTTTTTCAATCTTGAATCATGGGGCTCCGACACATCTTGGCTATGCAGTTCAGAGCGGGGTAAGGTTTGCGTCCGGAAGAAAGTAAAAGCGGATCCATATTCGTGACTTGGTGTGTCTCCACAACTCCGAAAACAAATCGTAAAATAACCGAACACCGAGTGATTCACGTGATTGATCCGCCTGTAACCGCGCCTCAAACATCCtcgccagtcacgagtgacgcTTAAACCGCGTGGTTCGCCTTGTTTCGACCGCTGAGCTCAAACTCGTTGGGCTCGCATACACATCGGATCTTCCTCAGGACAAGTAGACATAATGGGTTGCAGGCGAAAAAAAGGTCTGATATGCCTTGATACATGCGCAGGTTGTGATTCATGGCTTCACGGGATGAGGGAGACCCTTTCCGCCGGCTTCCGGGTTAGGGCTGAGCAAAAGATGACCATGCGACTGGAGCAACACCTTGTCTCCAGGACTAGGAACAGGCTGAGGGAATTCAGGACTAGGATCGACACCATAAACACCGACAAACATGTTGGTGTTGAACATCTTCTGACATGCGTTGGGCTTGAAAGGTCTGGCGCTAACATCTCGCTGGGCGCAGGCATGCAATTCGTTGGCATTCAAGTCGTAGTAGATCGGGCTAAAGACGGTATCGATAGTAGGTCCCTTCGGTTGGATCGCTTTGTACGACTTGAAGCTGGTCTTGCGGAGAGGTGTGCACTGCATGGTGCTGTAGAGCTGCTTCTCGGCCGGGCCCGTGCAGTCGTCGGTGGAGTACAGGAGCAACACTGCTCCTCCGGCGTACGATGCTTGTTCAAGGCAGATCGGTCGAGTGCGGCCGCTTGCGGTACCTCGTGATCGCCTCTTGTGGCGCGCATCCGTGCTGGCATGAGCGCATTGAGCGACCCCATTCTTGATGGGAATGTTGTCTGGGTTCCACACATAGCCCCCTTGATTTGTAATGGAGTCAACCCTAGCCGTCCATACCCCCACTTCGTGCACATCAAGGTTGGGCAATGTGATACAGTCTTTCGTCTTGAATGCATCGTAGACCTTTGAAGACGACATCCATGCCGTGTTTTGAACAACACCGTCCGACTCTTCTTCTTTAGCAAAGCCGATGCCGATTCCCTGAACTGCAGCGAGCACGCGCATCGAACCCAGAGGTCGCTTCAACGAGTGAGCCACTGTGCCTTCCCAAATCATCTGCTCGTTGCCCTTGATCATCGCCTGCGGTGTGGTACGAGCGAGCTCAAGAGGTTTGTTGCAACTAGCATCCTCGAAAAACGCGACGTGGACGATTGGACAGTTTGCAGGGTCCGTAGCGTAGTCGTGATAGCAGTTTGATCCGTCCTGGGCGGAACTGCGCTTGTCTAGTGGCATCCACGAGTGCTGCAAGCTGCCTAGTACGCACCAGGGCAGGATGGCTGCAACAAGGAGCAGTGTCGAGAGCAACGAGCTTTGTGTAGGGTTCGGCATCTTGACTGAGCTTTCTAGGGTGTTTTGACTCTCTTTGGTCGTTGGACTCTTCGAGGTCTTGCAGCGATGTGTCCCGGCCTTTTTAATCTTTTTCAGCTCCATTGCGAGTGTCTTAGGTACCATCATTCACGGGGCGTGCCTCCAGCAGTCGCTAGAGGTCAGCGAACTGAGGCATTCAAGATAGACTTCATTTGTGGCGTCAAACCCACCTGTAGCCACCCACTATCAGCCTTTGCTCAGATACATGTCCTCCCTTCATCTCGCGCCGACACAAACACAGCCGCAGCCCACAGGCGCAAACGATGTTGAATTCAGACGGTTGATTTCGTCTAGTCTGCTTTTCGATGATATGCGACAGGACCTTTTGGTGGGGGACCCAAAGGCGCTTTCGGTGGGGGCGGGGCTGCGGATGCCCTCGAATACATAATTTGCCCCGTTGCGTTGTAGGTTCCGGTTGCTGAGCCACCAGAGACAGGTACATCGCTTCCCGAATCCAAATGTTGACAGGCTTCGCGGCTGGAAACTTCGTGAGATGAACGAGGGACTGCACCATACGCTGGCCACGGTGAAGGTGAATTGCGGCCCGAATTGAGATTGCTACGACTGCCGTTGTTAAAGATGCCGCCCACCacgtctgctgctctttTGCCTCCGGTGCCGAACCCGCCGAATCCGCCGTTGACCGAGAACCCGCCCGCACCCGACACGTCGGTGGTCCTGCCATACATGTTGGCGGTTCGCTCGAAAGCCTGGGCAGACGGCGCGAGAGGTACATCCGCCAAGGACGGCAAAAGCTGCAACACAAGGCGATGAAGTTTGACCGTCGGCCAGAAGATGggcaagcgtgaagggACGAGTCGATGGAGCGGACCGTTGGCGTACACGTGCCCACCGGCTACACCAAACCCATTCGACGAAGCCGCAAGCGTGCCAGATGCTGAAATTCGCGGTTGTGGATCGGCGAGCATGGCAAGTACCGTGCAAAAGGGGAATACGAGCATGAAGAGCATCAAGTTGAGCAGTCCGCTCGGATGGAAGAAGGACACTGCCGTGGAGGGCAAGCCGAAGGCGACAAAGTACGACCATCTCTCTTCACAGTAGCGCATTCTGCGGTCGAGCGACCATCCTCGCGAGATCCATGCTTGCTCAAAGCAGTAGTagccatcgacgaggcaCATGAACAAGAAGGAGAGAGGGCGCCCAAGGTAGGGTATGCGACCGAGAAGTAGGTAAAAAATGGTGTAGTTGACGATGAGGATCATGCGATAGCTCTCCTGCAGCATACGGCGTGACGTTCCTGGAGGCAATGACGGGTTCGACAGGGTGAGCCTTCGCACGTGCCCGTGCCGAAGCTTGTATGCCGCATTGGCGATGTCGGATGTCCAGGAAGAGGCGAGGAGGTAGCTGCCGCCGATGAGAGGATAGAGCCAAAAGACATTTCCGAGTCCACCAACGATCGATCCAGACTCGACGACGCCCTGCACATGCTGGTCGTGTGTCTGTTGGAAAAGCACCTTTGGGAAAAaggcgagctcgaagaaaAATACAACCGCAGAGATGGTGCCACTTAGCACCAGACCTTTCAAAACACCATTTCGAATCTCGCGGGAGCTTGCGATGAGATTGAGCGCCTCCGACCATCGATTGCCGTCCCACCAGCCTGCTCTAGCCCAGTTGAGGTGACAATATAAGCTCTTAAACAGCGGTAAGCGCGGGATGTATTCTGCGGGGCCTTTCGCGGACCAGGATGTCTGACGTGCGCTTCTTTCTAGCGGCCACGGTAGACCAGCATCGTATAGTTCGTCGATCCTTCCTCCCCCCGCACCTTCAATATCGAGGTCCACGTCTGAGACGGACAGCCCATTAGGTCGATGGtagaagctgctcgatgtgACGCGGCTAGTGGCGGGAACGCCGAGCATCGTTGATGGTTTCGAGGAGACACGCTAGTTCTACCTCGTTCGAGGAAAGTATATATCTAGGAAACGCGATTGTAGGAGAGAAGAAGACAGCCGATGCTTGCCGTacgctgccatcgacaGACCGTGCTA comes from Mycosarcoma maydis chromosome 1, whole genome shotgun sequence and encodes:
- a CDS encoding D-arabinono-1,4-lactone oxidase (related to l-gulonolactone oxidase) → MQQSALTTVDAGILLRSTAELERLTQPIIVPARSPKARFQNWGKSFVSTPARVFAPTTVTHCAVIVELARRQGAQLRAIGRAHSPSDLPFTTGWAMRMEGLKGVVDINHSAYTITALAGTYISDIHEALDSTQPRLAMCNVGSISEQTIAGLISTATHGTGILFPVVSSYVSQLTILCPLPEGTQHLTCSHEQNAELFNATLCGLGSTGLITSVTLRVQNAFNLKQYSEELTFDSLFGTKTGFPAVSKSSYVNPDASLGSLLSKNKRLPACSDNYRPSYRSADAAEVHPIRLGANRDVDQLARADPEDDQETRQAQLALEQVVGSAQHVRLMWFPQVKRITLLRANRSTEPVSAPRSLTARVKASLVGHRLTEFLLYTSRFNRQWPHPAVRWIHALTHPAIPESNSSRMTTPPRNQIAAATESPATEPVTIASSTSDTAGSRDEQQQLLIRDIGQSLAHNGNVGGYAESEPSLLWLQSSVPVGSLNTFPPDSAAPRPLTVGNPVWSEVGRSDRIFNMDCLFPQYTDEWAIPLNRAAAAIRAMRDWLDEEQAASDGDRIHFPVEIRFADADAIWLSHAQGRKTCYIGIVQYRPYNRPVRYRQLFAKFEALMRHYSGRPHWAKAHSCSPTELSQLYPHWHDFLATRQRYDPQEVFVNPYVARHLLGRIGDGNDTRVFKSRL
- a CDS encoding putative 3-dehydroquinate dehydratase: MTTNAAPTKRSILLINGPNLNLLGTREPEKYGSETLSDIEENARRQCNELGFDFEGFQSNHEGVIVDRIHAARTDGTTAIIINAGAYTHTSVAIRDALTGVRVPFIEVHISNIHAREPFRHHSYLSDVAQGVIVGLGTLGYTAAIWSVVEKLKQGGFS